Proteins from a single region of Agrobacterium vaccinii:
- a CDS encoding TIGR02588 family protein, whose amino-acid sequence MTKTTGGKSLEAKNPHWVEWVTGLVSAVIVLVVIFWIANDAFNDQDTSPDLAATVVITEQRSNGFQVSFEVSNVASATASQVAVHGEIRDGSDVIERASTVLDYVPGKSKARGGLIFRNDPEGRIALHVSAFNEP is encoded by the coding sequence ATGACCAAAACAACCGGCGGCAAAAGTCTCGAGGCAAAAAATCCGCACTGGGTCGAGTGGGTCACCGGACTAGTATCCGCAGTCATCGTACTCGTGGTGATTTTCTGGATCGCAAACGACGCGTTTAACGATCAGGATACATCACCCGACCTCGCCGCAACCGTAGTCATCACTGAACAGCGCAGCAACGGGTTTCAGGTATCTTTCGAGGTGTCGAACGTTGCAAGCGCAACGGCTTCGCAGGTCGCTGTCCACGGTGAAATCCGTGATGGTTCCGATGTCATCGAGAGAGCCAGCACCGTACTCGACTATGTTCCCGGAAAATCAAAGGCGCGAGGAGGTCTGATTTTCAGAAATGATCCCGAAGGCAGGATCGCTCTCCACGTGTCAGCCTTCAACGAGCCTTGA
- a CDS encoding TIGR02587 family membrane protein has protein sequence MGSKDGASGGFDTSKFLAGIARGVAGALLFALPMFMTMEMWELGFYMDRTRLLLLLLINLPLLIGLSRRIGFEQTSGWRQSVRDAVIAYALGMVASTLILSSIGVLQAGQTPHEIVGMIALLAVPASIGAMLGRSQLGGKSDDDETEDDDDPVEDRETSYGGELFLMAVGALFLNLNVAPTEEMILLSFKMTPWHGLVVIAASLIVMHGFVYALSFHGSHDLAEGTPSWHAFVRFTLPGYVIAGSISAYCLWTFHRTDDLGSTQVLMAIVILSFPGAIGAAAARLIL, from the coding sequence TTGGGTTCGAAAGACGGCGCAAGTGGTGGATTCGATACAAGCAAATTTCTTGCTGGAATCGCGCGCGGAGTTGCGGGCGCTCTTCTGTTCGCTCTGCCGATGTTTATGACGATGGAAATGTGGGAGCTTGGCTTCTACATGGATCGCACCCGGCTTTTGCTCCTTCTTTTGATCAATCTGCCTCTATTGATCGGCTTGTCTCGCCGGATAGGGTTCGAGCAAACCTCGGGTTGGCGGCAATCTGTCCGAGATGCCGTCATCGCTTATGCTTTGGGCATGGTTGCCAGCACCCTGATTCTGTCATCCATAGGCGTGTTGCAGGCGGGTCAGACGCCCCACGAGATCGTGGGTATGATTGCTCTGCTGGCGGTGCCGGCGAGCATTGGTGCGATGTTGGGCCGTAGCCAACTGGGTGGCAAATCTGACGATGACGAAACTGAGGATGACGATGATCCAGTTGAAGATCGCGAGACGAGTTACGGCGGCGAGCTCTTTCTGATGGCGGTCGGTGCGCTGTTTTTAAATCTGAACGTGGCGCCCACCGAGGAGATGATCTTGCTTTCGTTTAAGATGACGCCCTGGCACGGCCTTGTCGTCATCGCAGCGTCGCTGATCGTCATGCATGGATTCGTTTACGCGCTGTCATTTCATGGAAGCCACGATCTCGCGGAGGGTACGCCAAGCTGGCATGCCTTTGTGCGCTTTACCTTACCTGGCTATGTGATAGCAGGATCCATCAGCGCCTACTGTCTCTGGACGTTCCACCGCACTGACGACCTGGGTTCCACGCAGGTGCTTATGGCGATCGTCATCCTGAGTTTTCCCGGTGCGATTGGAGCGGCTGCCGCTCGACTTATCCTTTGA